Proteins encoded by one window of Epinephelus moara isolate mb chromosome 18, YSFRI_EMoa_1.0, whole genome shotgun sequence:
- the LOC126405648 gene encoding caskin-2-like isoform X9: MGKEQDLLQAVKSGDLLSTQKLLSKLKANRNKLLGSTKRLNVNYQDSDGFSALHHAALTGTTELLSALLEAQATVDVKDSNGMRPLHYAAWQGKAESVLMLLRSGASVNGISLDGHIPLHLAAQYGHYEVSEMLLQHQSNPCLVNKAKKTPLDLACEFGRVQVAQLLLSSNMVVALLEGERKEPTDSAFTTPLHLAARNGHKEIIRLLLKAGIDINKTTKSGTALHEASLYGKTEVVRLLLDAGVDVNIRNTYNQTALDIVNQFTTSHASRDIKQLLRDATGVLQVRALKDYWNLHDPTALNIRAGDVIMVLGARSDLSRPLQVLEQHMDGRWKGHIHDTQRGTDRVGFFPPSIVEVISRRNAGDRNSVGSTGSVGSTRSAGSGQSTESNNAPNGLQHNGGHHDNANKPAPSAVDSGHLDCSKQPDHPAGGTPRRQTVTVQRPAEQSFSQQFVRPQQLLEGKDAEAIYQWLSEFQLQQYTGNFISAGYDVPTISRMTPEDLTAIGVTKPGHRKKISIEINNLNIPEWLPEYIPSDLGEWLSAIGLPQYHKKLSENGYDSISIVKDLTWEDLQEIGITKLGHQKKLMLAVKKLCDIQRAILQAESGQGTLRRKAPGALHLVTIEPPDSGGECSSPHTPKMLTFQDSELSAELQTAMSSHYGGCEEGLAIKNAVGMSQSQESIDTRSRGSGRSQEPPTASITPHSWSQESLDGSPAKERNLPEGWDQRPLQQQPLPKQVPLGTATVFKYPAIPAKPKLSGSCGPSPHGSPALKGFSYLHSHCGSTDLTSSPRPENHSMTLTPPKKRTQSMTRHALSDGEPDEDDDEPAYRSGNLSSYATLTRKPGRSQLARLQASPEKNGNVGRSQSFAVRARKKGPPPPPPKRLSSVSSTTSGELSDSSTTSSAGGAMTDSPVSVRSIAASMEGRTEEKNPPGPKPDLIEQEPPPASLNPAGQEPREAGGVRRRVQSECIPTQSGISTEPDRAVKSDSEEEESKGRGLEGSSSPQNSSSECIPFAEEGNLTIKQRPKAPGPPRAEAVLEPPEKQAAKNLEVPEFNLKESDTVKRRHKPKDKDQSGGSPNREGAGEAGSKSSSSRPPSQSQDEVSLQINEASLERPASPATGSPIKPPLSPKPAVAPKPLRHSLLASQAAGLSSPSVTVNAVQSVAFTSPSSPCHGPPAPAPQSPSLTSGRPQVCVVGPGLVPETSCGTGVVQQRLDQTSTSLAAALKAVERKLNLEDNSDSSGSNTVKSAGTILDDIGNMFDDLADQLDAMLD; encoded by the exons GTTTTCAGCCCTGCACCATGCCGCCCTCACAGGCACCACTGAGCTGCTGTCTGCACTGCTGGAGGCTCAGGCTACTGTGGACGTCAAGGACAGCAACg GAATGCGTCCGCTGCATTACGCAGCCTGGCAGGGAAAAGCTGAGTCGGTCCTGATGCTGCTTCGCTCCGGAGCTTCAGTGAACGGTATTTCACTGGACGGACACATCCCTCTGCACCTGGCAGCCCAGTACGGACACTACGAAGTG tctgAGATGTTGCTGCAACATCAGTCCAACCCCTGTCTGGTCAACAAGGCCAAGAAGACTCCTCTGGACCTGGCCTGTGAGTTTGGAAGAGTCCAG GTGGCCCAGCTGTTGCTGAGCAGTAACATGGTCGTGGCGTTgttggagggagagaggaaagagcCGACAGACTCGGCCTTCACCACCCCACTACACCTCGCCGCCCGCAATGGACACAAAGAAATCATACG ACTGCTGCTGAAGGCCGGCATCGACATCAACAAGACCACCAAGTCTGGAACGGCTCTGCATGAAGCGTCTCTGTACGGGAAGACGGAGGTTGTCCGACTGCTGCTGGAC GCTGGAGTGGACGTGAACATCCGTAACACCTACAACCAGACGGCGCTGGACATCGTCAACCAGTTCACCACGTCACACGCCAGCAGGGACATCAAGCAGCTGCTCCGAG ATGCGACGGGTGTTCTGCAGGTCAGAGCTCTGAAGGACTACTGGAACCTCCACGATCCAACAGCCCTCAACATCCGAGCTGGAGACGTCATCATG GTATTAGGGGCCCGTAGTGACCTGTCTCGCCCCCTGCAGGTGTTGGAGCAGCACATGGACGGACGCTGGAAGGGCCACATCCACGACACCCAGAGAGGGACAGACCGAGTTGGCTTCTTCCCTCCGTCCATCGTGGAGGTCATCAGCAGGCGAAATG CTGGAGACAGGAACAGTGTCGGGAGTACTGGCAGCGTCGGCAGTACCCGGAGTGCTGGCAGCGGACAGAGCACAGAGAGCAACAACGCACCCAATGGACTCCAACACAACGGCGGTCACCATGACAATGCCAATAAG CCGGCGCCCTCTGCTGTCGATTCTGGACACTTAGACTGCAGCAAACAGCCTGATCACCCTGCAG gTGGGACTCCACGGAGGCAGACAGTGACGGTGCAGAGACCTGCAGAGCAGAGCTTCTCCCAGCAGTTTGTTCGTCCTCAGCAGCTGCTGGAGGGGAAG gaCGCAGAGGCCATCTATCAATGGCTGAGTGAGTTCCAGCTTCAGCAGTATACTGGAAACTTCATCAGTGCTGGTTATGATGTTCCAACCATCAGCAGGATGACTCCTGAG GACCTGACTGCCATCGGAGTGACCAAACCAGGCCACCGCAAGAAAATCTCCATCGAGATCAACAACCTGAACATCCCTGAGTGGCTGCCTGAGTACATCCCA TCTGATCTGGGTGAGTGGCTCAGTGCCATCGGTCTCCCACAGTACCACAAAAAACTCTCTGAAAATGGCTATGACTCCATCAGCATCGTGAAAGACCTCACCTGGGAGGATCTGCAGGAGATCGGCATCACCAAGCTGG GCCACCAGAAGAAGCTGATGCTGGCGGTGAAGAAGCTGTGTGACATCCAGAGGGCGATCCTTCAGGCTGAATCAGGCCAAGGCACACTGCGTCGCAAGGCCCCAGGAGCTCTCCACCTGGTCACCATTGAGCCGCCTGACTCAGGAGGTGAATGCTCTTCTCCTCACACCCCAAAAATGCTGACCTTCCAGGACAGCGAGCTGAGTGCCGAGCTGCAGACAGCCATGTCCAGCCACTACGGAGGCTGCGAGGAAGGCTTGGCCATCAAGAATGCAGTGGGAATGTCCCAGAGCCAGGAGAGCATTGACACCCGGTCCAGAGGCTCCGGGCGCTCCCAAGAGCCTCCCACAGCTTCCATCACTCCCCACAGCTGGTCCCAGGAGAGCCTGGATGGCAGCCCCGCCAAGGAGAGGAATCTTCCTGAGGGCTGGGACCAGAGACCTCTACAGCAGCAGCCGCTGCCCAAGCAGGTGCCTTTGGGCACAGCAACTGTGTTTAAGTACCCAGCAATCCCAGCAAAGCCCAAACTGTCTGGATCTTGTGGTCCCTCCCCTCATGGTTCCCCAGCACTGAAGGGTTTCAGCTATCTGCATTCTCACTGTGGCTCCACAGACTTGACCTCATCTCCCAGGCCTGAGAATCACAGCATGACCCTGACGCCGCCCAAGAAGCGCACCCAGAGCATGACCCGCCACGCTCTGTCAGATGGAGAACCTGATGAGGACGATGATGAGCCTGCGTACCGTTCTGGAAACCTGTCGTCTTATGCCACTCTGACACGCAAACCCGGTCGCAGCCAGCTAGCTCGATTACAGGCGAGTCCAGAGAAGAATGGCAATGTAGGACGCAGTCAGTCTTTTGCAGTGCGCGCCCGGAAAAAAggcccccctcctcctcctccaaagAGACTAAGCTCAGTGAGCAGCACCACCAGCGGGGAGCTGAGTGACAGCAGCACGACGTCATCTGCTGGTGGGGCGATGACAGACAGTCCAGTGAGTGTGAGGAGCATCGCAGCCTCTATGGAAGGCAGGACAGAAGAGAAGAACCCTCCAGGACCTAAACCTGACCTCATTGAGCAGGAGCCGCCTCCTGCCTCCCTCAACCCTGCAGGTCAGGAGCCCAGAGAGGCTGGTGGGGTGAGGAGGAGGGTTCAGAGCGAGTGTATCCCCACCCAGTCAGGCATCAGCACAGAGCCGGATCGAGCTGTAAAATCTGACTCTGAGGAAGAAGAATCAAAGGGTCGCGGACTGGAGGGCTCCTCATCCCCTCAGAACAGCTCCAGTGAGTGCATCCCCTTCGCAGAGGAGGGCAACTTGACTATCAAACAGAGACCCAAAGCTCCAGGGCCACCAAGGGCTGAGGCGGTGCTGGAGCCTCCAGAGAAACAAGCAGCCAAGAACCTGGAGGTGCCCGAGTTTAATCTGAAGGAGTCGGACACAGTGAAGCGCCGACACAAACCCAAAGACAAGGACCAGAGTGGAGGCTCTCCcaacagagagggagcaggggAAGCCGGGTCAAAATCCAGTAGTAGCAGGCCTCCATCCCAGAGCCAGGATGAGGTCAGTCTGCAGATTAATGAGGCCAGTCTGGAGAGACCTGCTAGTCCAGCAACAGGATCCCCCATCAAACCTCCACTCTCCCCCAAACCTGCCGTTGCTCCAAAACCTCTCCGCCACAGTCTGCTGGCATCACAAG cagctggcctctcctctccatctgtGACCGTCAATGCAGTTCAGAGTGTGGCCTTCACCTCTCCGTCCTCTCCCTGTCACGGGCCTCCAGCTCCAGCCCCTCAGAGTCCGTCTCTGACATCTGGGAGGCCTCAGGTGTGTGTGGTGGGCCCGGGTCTCGTCCCTGAGACATCCTGTGGAACTGGGGTAGTTCAGCAGAGACTGGATCAGACCAGCACGTCTCTGGCAGCAGCTTTGAAGGCCGTTGAGAGAAAACTGAACCTGGAGGACAACTCAGACAG taGTGGATCAAACACAGTGAAGTCTGCAGGGACAATCCTGGACGACATCGGCAACATGTTTGATGACCTGGCCGACCAGCTGGATGCCATGTTGGACTGA
- the LOC126405648 gene encoding caskin-2-like isoform X5 yields MGKEQDLLQAVKSGDLLSTQKLLSKLKANRNKLLGSTKRLNVNYQDSDGFSALHHAALTGTTELLSALLEAQATVDVKDSNGMRPLHYAAWQGKAESVLMLLRSGASVNGISLDGHIPLHLAAQYGHYEVSEMLLQHQSNPCLVNKAKKTPLDLACEFGRVQVAQLLLSSNMVVALLEGERKEPTDSAFTTPLHLAARNGHKEIIRLLLKAGIDINKTTKSGTALHEASLYGKTEVVRLLLDAGVDVNIRNTYNQTALDIVNQFTTSHASRDIKQLLRDATGVLQVRALKDYWNLHDPTALNIRAGDVIMVLEQHMDGRWKGHIHDTQRGTDRVGFFPPSIVEVISRRNGGTLSRHASLPTQRQQQLSRAPLSSSLSSAPQTDDSYTLYAPPTHVVLPLANGLTTNTGLSPSRLSQSECPFEDIWVLRDSCHAGDRNSVGSTGSVGSTRSAGSGQSTESNNAPNGLQHNGGHHDNANKPAPSAVDSGHLDCSKQPDHPAGGTPRRQTVTVQRPAEQSFSQQFVRPQQLLEGKDAEAIYQWLSEFQLQQYTGNFISAGYDVPTISRMTPEDLTAIGVTKPGHRKKISIEINNLNIPEWLPEYIPSDLGEWLSAIGLPQYHKKLSENGYDSISIVKDLTWEDLQEIGITKLGHQKKLMLAVKKLCDIQRAILQAESGQGTLRRKAPGALHLVTIEPPDSGGECSSPHTPKMLTFQDSELSAELQTAMSSHYGGCEEGLAIKNAVGMSQSQESIDTRSRGSGRSQEPPTASITPHSWSQESLDGSPAKERNLPEGWDQRPLQQQPLPKQVPLGTATVFKYPAIPAKPKLSGSCGPSPHGSPALKGFSYLHSHCGSTDLTSSPRPENHSMTLTPPKKRTQSMTRHALSDGEPDEDDDEPAYRSGNLSSYATLTRKPGRSQLARLQASPEKNGNVGRSQSFAVRARKKGPPPPPPKRLSSVSSTTSGELSDSSTTSSAGGAMTDSPVSVRSIAASMEGRTEEKNPPGPKPDLIEQEPPPASLNPAGQEPREAGGVRRRVQSECIPTQSGISTEPDRAVKSDSEEEESKGRGLEGSSSPQNSSSECIPFAEEGNLTIKQRPKAPGPPRAEAVLEPPEKQAAKNLEVPEFNLKESDTVKRRHKPKDKDQSGGSPNREGAGEAGSKSSSSRPPSQSQDEVSLQINEASLERPASPATGSPIKPPLSPKPAVAPKPLRHSLLASQAAGLSSPSVTVNAVQSVAFTSPSSPCHGPPAPAPQSPSLTSGRPQVCVVGPGLVPETSCGTGVVQQRLDQTSTSLAAALKAVERKLNLEDNSDSSGSNTVKSAGTILDDIGNMFDDLADQLDAMLD; encoded by the exons GTTTTCAGCCCTGCACCATGCCGCCCTCACAGGCACCACTGAGCTGCTGTCTGCACTGCTGGAGGCTCAGGCTACTGTGGACGTCAAGGACAGCAACg GAATGCGTCCGCTGCATTACGCAGCCTGGCAGGGAAAAGCTGAGTCGGTCCTGATGCTGCTTCGCTCCGGAGCTTCAGTGAACGGTATTTCACTGGACGGACACATCCCTCTGCACCTGGCAGCCCAGTACGGACACTACGAAGTG tctgAGATGTTGCTGCAACATCAGTCCAACCCCTGTCTGGTCAACAAGGCCAAGAAGACTCCTCTGGACCTGGCCTGTGAGTTTGGAAGAGTCCAG GTGGCCCAGCTGTTGCTGAGCAGTAACATGGTCGTGGCGTTgttggagggagagaggaaagagcCGACAGACTCGGCCTTCACCACCCCACTACACCTCGCCGCCCGCAATGGACACAAAGAAATCATACG ACTGCTGCTGAAGGCCGGCATCGACATCAACAAGACCACCAAGTCTGGAACGGCTCTGCATGAAGCGTCTCTGTACGGGAAGACGGAGGTTGTCCGACTGCTGCTGGAC GCTGGAGTGGACGTGAACATCCGTAACACCTACAACCAGACGGCGCTGGACATCGTCAACCAGTTCACCACGTCACACGCCAGCAGGGACATCAAGCAGCTGCTCCGAG ATGCGACGGGTGTTCTGCAGGTCAGAGCTCTGAAGGACTACTGGAACCTCCACGATCCAACAGCCCTCAACATCCGAGCTGGAGACGTCATCATG GTGTTGGAGCAGCACATGGACGGACGCTGGAAGGGCCACATCCACGACACCCAGAGAGGGACAGACCGAGTTGGCTTCTTCCCTCCGTCCATCGTGGAGGTCATCAGCAGGCGAAATG GGGGCACCCTGTCCCGGCACGCCTCTCTGCCCACCCAACGCCAACAGCAGCTGTCCAGAGCCCCCCTCTCCTCCAGCCTCAGCTCCGCCCCTCAGACTGACGACTCCTACACCCTGTACGCCCCCCCCACCCACGTGGTGCTGCCGCTGGCCAACGGCCTCACTACCAACACAG GTTTGTCTCCGAGCCGCCTGTCTCAGTCTGAGTGTCCCTTCGAGGACATCTGGGTTCTCAGGGACTCGTGTCATG CTGGAGACAGGAACAGTGTCGGGAGTACTGGCAGCGTCGGCAGTACCCGGAGTGCTGGCAGCGGACAGAGCACAGAGAGCAACAACGCACCCAATGGACTCCAACACAACGGCGGTCACCATGACAATGCCAATAAG CCGGCGCCCTCTGCTGTCGATTCTGGACACTTAGACTGCAGCAAACAGCCTGATCACCCTGCAG gTGGGACTCCACGGAGGCAGACAGTGACGGTGCAGAGACCTGCAGAGCAGAGCTTCTCCCAGCAGTTTGTTCGTCCTCAGCAGCTGCTGGAGGGGAAG gaCGCAGAGGCCATCTATCAATGGCTGAGTGAGTTCCAGCTTCAGCAGTATACTGGAAACTTCATCAGTGCTGGTTATGATGTTCCAACCATCAGCAGGATGACTCCTGAG GACCTGACTGCCATCGGAGTGACCAAACCAGGCCACCGCAAGAAAATCTCCATCGAGATCAACAACCTGAACATCCCTGAGTGGCTGCCTGAGTACATCCCA TCTGATCTGGGTGAGTGGCTCAGTGCCATCGGTCTCCCACAGTACCACAAAAAACTCTCTGAAAATGGCTATGACTCCATCAGCATCGTGAAAGACCTCACCTGGGAGGATCTGCAGGAGATCGGCATCACCAAGCTGG GCCACCAGAAGAAGCTGATGCTGGCGGTGAAGAAGCTGTGTGACATCCAGAGGGCGATCCTTCAGGCTGAATCAGGCCAAGGCACACTGCGTCGCAAGGCCCCAGGAGCTCTCCACCTGGTCACCATTGAGCCGCCTGACTCAGGAGGTGAATGCTCTTCTCCTCACACCCCAAAAATGCTGACCTTCCAGGACAGCGAGCTGAGTGCCGAGCTGCAGACAGCCATGTCCAGCCACTACGGAGGCTGCGAGGAAGGCTTGGCCATCAAGAATGCAGTGGGAATGTCCCAGAGCCAGGAGAGCATTGACACCCGGTCCAGAGGCTCCGGGCGCTCCCAAGAGCCTCCCACAGCTTCCATCACTCCCCACAGCTGGTCCCAGGAGAGCCTGGATGGCAGCCCCGCCAAGGAGAGGAATCTTCCTGAGGGCTGGGACCAGAGACCTCTACAGCAGCAGCCGCTGCCCAAGCAGGTGCCTTTGGGCACAGCAACTGTGTTTAAGTACCCAGCAATCCCAGCAAAGCCCAAACTGTCTGGATCTTGTGGTCCCTCCCCTCATGGTTCCCCAGCACTGAAGGGTTTCAGCTATCTGCATTCTCACTGTGGCTCCACAGACTTGACCTCATCTCCCAGGCCTGAGAATCACAGCATGACCCTGACGCCGCCCAAGAAGCGCACCCAGAGCATGACCCGCCACGCTCTGTCAGATGGAGAACCTGATGAGGACGATGATGAGCCTGCGTACCGTTCTGGAAACCTGTCGTCTTATGCCACTCTGACACGCAAACCCGGTCGCAGCCAGCTAGCTCGATTACAGGCGAGTCCAGAGAAGAATGGCAATGTAGGACGCAGTCAGTCTTTTGCAGTGCGCGCCCGGAAAAAAggcccccctcctcctcctccaaagAGACTAAGCTCAGTGAGCAGCACCACCAGCGGGGAGCTGAGTGACAGCAGCACGACGTCATCTGCTGGTGGGGCGATGACAGACAGTCCAGTGAGTGTGAGGAGCATCGCAGCCTCTATGGAAGGCAGGACAGAAGAGAAGAACCCTCCAGGACCTAAACCTGACCTCATTGAGCAGGAGCCGCCTCCTGCCTCCCTCAACCCTGCAGGTCAGGAGCCCAGAGAGGCTGGTGGGGTGAGGAGGAGGGTTCAGAGCGAGTGTATCCCCACCCAGTCAGGCATCAGCACAGAGCCGGATCGAGCTGTAAAATCTGACTCTGAGGAAGAAGAATCAAAGGGTCGCGGACTGGAGGGCTCCTCATCCCCTCAGAACAGCTCCAGTGAGTGCATCCCCTTCGCAGAGGAGGGCAACTTGACTATCAAACAGAGACCCAAAGCTCCAGGGCCACCAAGGGCTGAGGCGGTGCTGGAGCCTCCAGAGAAACAAGCAGCCAAGAACCTGGAGGTGCCCGAGTTTAATCTGAAGGAGTCGGACACAGTGAAGCGCCGACACAAACCCAAAGACAAGGACCAGAGTGGAGGCTCTCCcaacagagagggagcaggggAAGCCGGGTCAAAATCCAGTAGTAGCAGGCCTCCATCCCAGAGCCAGGATGAGGTCAGTCTGCAGATTAATGAGGCCAGTCTGGAGAGACCTGCTAGTCCAGCAACAGGATCCCCCATCAAACCTCCACTCTCCCCCAAACCTGCCGTTGCTCCAAAACCTCTCCGCCACAGTCTGCTGGCATCACAAG cagctggcctctcctctccatctgtGACCGTCAATGCAGTTCAGAGTGTGGCCTTCACCTCTCCGTCCTCTCCCTGTCACGGGCCTCCAGCTCCAGCCCCTCAGAGTCCGTCTCTGACATCTGGGAGGCCTCAGGTGTGTGTGGTGGGCCCGGGTCTCGTCCCTGAGACATCCTGTGGAACTGGGGTAGTTCAGCAGAGACTGGATCAGACCAGCACGTCTCTGGCAGCAGCTTTGAAGGCCGTTGAGAGAAAACTGAACCTGGAGGACAACTCAGACAG taGTGGATCAAACACAGTGAAGTCTGCAGGGACAATCCTGGACGACATCGGCAACATGTTTGATGACCTGGCCGACCAGCTGGATGCCATGTTGGACTGA